The Megalopta genalis isolate 19385.01 chromosome 9, iyMegGena1_principal, whole genome shotgun sequence genome includes a window with the following:
- the LOC117230090 gene encoding arrestin domain-containing protein 2-like isoform X2, whose amino-acid sequence MTYRLIFEKPGAVYMSGEVVRGTIILDTAKVKTISADSRIFHPEGYQQYQFQFQLPSDIPSSFEHEHGYIRYTVKVIIDRPWKFDHECKIAFTVVSVIDLNMHRHRCLGIHEEIQKNFSCCCFGLGSMNTSIRVPSSGYVPDQMISASVNYKNASSEVGITKIELKLERVLKLRATTKTKTEYFKIISSSYTGPFTPERVITLEIRVPPILPSHQPFCSIINLDYYLKVVVYFTGTHLRLQRRYPLLIGTIPLYCAPSASATQQMNAMPYPTEQPATSSTMSMPETPQLSTSTANSLDHGNSSANWNIPPPSYKECMLGAQNIRDDDESVHVPKYPVFNYLPPSAP is encoded by the exons CGGATTCGAGAATATTTCACCCGGAGGGGTACCAGCAATACCAGTTCCAGTTCCAACTACCCTCTGACATCCCCAGCAGCTTCGAACACGAGCATGGCTATATCAGATACACGGTGAAAGTCATAATCGACAGGCCCTGGAAGTTCGATCACGAATGCAAGATCGCATTCACCGTTGTCTCCGTTATCGATCTGAACATGCACCGACACAGATGC TTGGGAATCCACGAAGAAATTCAGAAGAACTTCTCCTGCTGCTGCTTCGGTCTGGGCTCGATGAACACAAGCATCCGGGTGCCTTCCTCTGGGTACGTTCCAGATCAGATGATCAGCGCGTCGGTGAATTACAAGAATGCTTCTTCCGAAGTTGGTATAACGAAGATCGAACTGAAATTGGAACGA GTGCTCAAGCTTCGCGCGACAACCAAAACGAAGACCGAATACTTCAAAATTATATCCTCTTCGTATACAGGACCTTTTACGCCGGAACGAGTCATTACTCTGGAAATAAGGGTGCCGCCGATCCTGCCATCCCACCAACCGTTTTGTAGTATTATTAATTTGGATTACTACTTGAAGGTGGTTGTCTACTTCACGGGCAC GCACCTCAGACTTCAGAGACGTTACCCCCTCCTAATCGGAACAATTCCACTGTATTGTGCGCCGAGTGCATCAGCTACTCAGCAGATGAATGCCATGCCATATCCCACGGAACAACCTGCAACATCGAGTACAATGTCAATGCCAGAAACACCACAGCTTAGCACTAGCACTGCTAATTCTTTGGACCATGGTAATTCTTCCGCAAACTGGAACATAC CTCCCCCATCTTATAAAGAGTGCATGCTAGGAGCTCAGAACATTCGAGATGACGACGAGTCCGTCCACGTACCCAAGTACCCTGTGTTCAACTATCTACCACCAA GTGCTCCATGA
- the LOC117230090 gene encoding arrestin domain-containing protein 2-like isoform X3 — MRLGSEGKRNTYRASEQFFSVRAEILEAREPDSRIFHPEGYQQYQFQFQLPSDIPSSFEHEHGYIRYTVKVIIDRPWKFDHECKIAFTVVSVIDLNMHRHRCLGIHEEIQKNFSCCCFGLGSMNTSIRVPSSGYVPDQMISASVNYKNASSEVGITKIELKLERVLKLRATTKTKTEYFKIISSSYTGPFTPERVITLEIRVPPILPSHQPFCSIINLDYYLKVVVYFTGTHLRLQRRYPLLIGTIPLYCAPSASATQQMNAMPYPTEQPATSSTMSMPETPQLSTSTANSLDHGNSSANWNIPPPSYKECMLGAQNIRDDDESVHVPKYPVFNYLPPSAP; from the exons ATGAGATTAGGTTCTGAAGGAAAAAGAAATACCTACAGGGCTTCTGAGCAATTCTTTTCCGTAAGAGCCGAAATACTGGAAGCACGTGAAC CGGATTCGAGAATATTTCACCCGGAGGGGTACCAGCAATACCAGTTCCAGTTCCAACTACCCTCTGACATCCCCAGCAGCTTCGAACACGAGCATGGCTATATCAGATACACGGTGAAAGTCATAATCGACAGGCCCTGGAAGTTCGATCACGAATGCAAGATCGCATTCACCGTTGTCTCCGTTATCGATCTGAACATGCACCGACACAGATGC TTGGGAATCCACGAAGAAATTCAGAAGAACTTCTCCTGCTGCTGCTTCGGTCTGGGCTCGATGAACACAAGCATCCGGGTGCCTTCCTCTGGGTACGTTCCAGATCAGATGATCAGCGCGTCGGTGAATTACAAGAATGCTTCTTCCGAAGTTGGTATAACGAAGATCGAACTGAAATTGGAACGA GTGCTCAAGCTTCGCGCGACAACCAAAACGAAGACCGAATACTTCAAAATTATATCCTCTTCGTATACAGGACCTTTTACGCCGGAACGAGTCATTACTCTGGAAATAAGGGTGCCGCCGATCCTGCCATCCCACCAACCGTTTTGTAGTATTATTAATTTGGATTACTACTTGAAGGTGGTTGTCTACTTCACGGGCAC GCACCTCAGACTTCAGAGACGTTACCCCCTCCTAATCGGAACAATTCCACTGTATTGTGCGCCGAGTGCATCAGCTACTCAGCAGATGAATGCCATGCCATATCCCACGGAACAACCTGCAACATCGAGTACAATGTCAATGCCAGAAACACCACAGCTTAGCACTAGCACTGCTAATTCTTTGGACCATGGTAATTCTTCCGCAAACTGGAACATAC CTCCCCCATCTTATAAAGAGTGCATGCTAGGAGCTCAGAACATTCGAGATGACGACGAGTCCGTCCACGTACCCAAGTACCCTGTGTTCAACTATCTACCACCAA GTGCTCCATGA
- the LOC117230090 gene encoding arrestin domain-containing protein 2-like isoform X1 produces the protein MTYRLIFEKPGAVYMSGEVVRGTIILDTAKVKTISGFYIIAKGSAFVKWTENEMRLGSEGKRNTYRASEQFFSVRAEILEAREPDSRIFHPEGYQQYQFQFQLPSDIPSSFEHEHGYIRYTVKVIIDRPWKFDHECKIAFTVVSVIDLNMHRHRCLGIHEEIQKNFSCCCFGLGSMNTSIRVPSSGYVPDQMISASVNYKNASSEVGITKIELKLERVLKLRATTKTKTEYFKIISSSYTGPFTPERVITLEIRVPPILPSHQPFCSIINLDYYLKVVVYFTGTHLRLQRRYPLLIGTIPLYCAPSASATQQMNAMPYPTEQPATSSTMSMPETPQLSTSTANSLDHGNSSANWNIPPPSYKECMLGAQNIRDDDESVHVPKYPVFNYLPPSAP, from the exons TGCCAAGGGGTCAGCTTTTGTTAAATGGACGGAAAACGAAATGAGATTAGGTTCTGAAGGAAAAAGAAATACCTACAGGGCTTCTGAGCAATTCTTTTCCGTAAGAGCCGAAATACTGGAAGCACGTGAAC CGGATTCGAGAATATTTCACCCGGAGGGGTACCAGCAATACCAGTTCCAGTTCCAACTACCCTCTGACATCCCCAGCAGCTTCGAACACGAGCATGGCTATATCAGATACACGGTGAAAGTCATAATCGACAGGCCCTGGAAGTTCGATCACGAATGCAAGATCGCATTCACCGTTGTCTCCGTTATCGATCTGAACATGCACCGACACAGATGC TTGGGAATCCACGAAGAAATTCAGAAGAACTTCTCCTGCTGCTGCTTCGGTCTGGGCTCGATGAACACAAGCATCCGGGTGCCTTCCTCTGGGTACGTTCCAGATCAGATGATCAGCGCGTCGGTGAATTACAAGAATGCTTCTTCCGAAGTTGGTATAACGAAGATCGAACTGAAATTGGAACGA GTGCTCAAGCTTCGCGCGACAACCAAAACGAAGACCGAATACTTCAAAATTATATCCTCTTCGTATACAGGACCTTTTACGCCGGAACGAGTCATTACTCTGGAAATAAGGGTGCCGCCGATCCTGCCATCCCACCAACCGTTTTGTAGTATTATTAATTTGGATTACTACTTGAAGGTGGTTGTCTACTTCACGGGCAC GCACCTCAGACTTCAGAGACGTTACCCCCTCCTAATCGGAACAATTCCACTGTATTGTGCGCCGAGTGCATCAGCTACTCAGCAGATGAATGCCATGCCATATCCCACGGAACAACCTGCAACATCGAGTACAATGTCAATGCCAGAAACACCACAGCTTAGCACTAGCACTGCTAATTCTTTGGACCATGGTAATTCTTCCGCAAACTGGAACATAC CTCCCCCATCTTATAAAGAGTGCATGCTAGGAGCTCAGAACATTCGAGATGACGACGAGTCCGTCCACGTACCCAAGTACCCTGTGTTCAACTATCTACCACCAA GTGCTCCATGA